Proteins encoded by one window of Vampirovibrionales bacterium:
- a CDS encoding ABC transporter permease, with amino-acid sequence MHLPVELYIALRYTLANLRQSLLIAFAVGLGVAIIIFIPSVNLSFFNYFLEKTVENSSHIKITREIDTMARNRDVLSARLAKPEQDVLFSDRTLTRKRDIQAYRALSRELLALPGVVEVAPFVNEQVIIVHGGQSQGASIQGIVPEQEMRIRRLQDEIAVGSLETMGPGDVFLGWRLADELGVRMGGRVQLVTAKTRKSFKLAGLVNSGVYSADMGSVLLSLKGAQQLLGMGDSVTGLSLKIKDIYDAKKLSDLIAQTYHVKSRNWMEDNEIILSQIGMFRVIIAFISFLIVFAAASSITSVLIMVVSSKSREIGILKAMGLQGPAIMRLFVFQAVCLSLLGAAAGVLGGQGLISLYNATPYSRAETFLGIARQPVAMNAEYTGYALFYALLSSVLASLIPAWNASRLDPVKAINQ; translated from the coding sequence ATGCACCTGCCTGTTGAACTCTATATCGCGCTGCGCTACACGCTGGCCAATCTTCGTCAGTCGTTGCTCATTGCCTTTGCTGTGGGCTTGGGCGTGGCGATTATTATTTTTATTCCGTCGGTTAACCTGAGCTTTTTCAATTATTTTCTGGAAAAGACAGTCGAAAACTCCTCGCATATCAAGATTACGCGGGAAATTGATACCATGGCGCGCAATCGCGACGTGTTAAGCGCGCGGCTGGCCAAGCCTGAACAAGATGTTCTGTTCTCAGACCGGACGTTGACGCGTAAACGCGACATTCAGGCCTATCGAGCGCTTTCGCGCGAGCTGCTGGCCCTGCCCGGCGTGGTGGAAGTCGCTCCGTTTGTTAATGAGCAGGTGATTATCGTTCACGGTGGGCAATCGCAGGGGGCCTCTATTCAGGGAATCGTCCCGGAGCAGGAAATGAGAATCCGCCGCCTGCAAGACGAGATAGCGGTGGGTTCGCTGGAGACGATGGGTCCCGGCGACGTTTTTTTAGGTTGGCGGCTTGCCGACGAGCTGGGCGTTCGGATGGGCGGGCGCGTCCAACTGGTCACGGCCAAAACGCGTAAGAGCTTTAAATTGGCGGGCCTGGTTAATTCCGGCGTTTACAGCGCGGATATGGGAAGCGTCCTGTTGAGTTTAAAAGGCGCTCAGCAGTTGTTGGGGATGGGCGATTCCGTTACGGGGCTGAGTCTCAAGATCAAGGATATTTACGACGCAAAAAAGCTCTCTGATCTGATTGCGCAGACGTACCACGTTAAAAGCCGCAACTGGATGGAAGATAACGAGATTATTCTGAGCCAGATCGGTATGTTTCGCGTGATTATCGCCTTTATCAGCTTCCTGATCGTGTTCGCCGCGGCTTCCAGCATTACCAGCGTGTTGATTATGGTGGTCTCTTCCAAATCGCGCGAAATCGGCATCCTGAAAGCCATGGGCTTGCAAGGGCCCGCGATTATGCGTCTGTTTGTGTTTCAGGCGGTGTGTCTCAGTCTGCTCGGCGCGGCGGCCGGGGTGCTGGGCGGGCAGGGGCTGATTTCGCTCTATAACGCCACGCCTTACTCGCGCGCCGAAACATTTCTGGGCATCGCGCGCCAGCCGGTGGCGATGAACGCCGAATATACCGGTTATGCGCTTTTCTACGCCTTGTTGAGCAGCGTGCTGGCGAGTTTGATTCCAGCGTGGAACGCCAGCCGACTCGATCCCGTAAAGGCGATTAATCAGTGA
- a CDS encoding cellulase family glycosylhydrolase — protein MGISDAQLMSNLLQTLQLMNYQQQNIIADPFLSGPNYNAFPFGGNLSTYAQPSIGGPLDWWMPAPTTQPTPAYYNAAPVNLSAIPPDFFANLFQAFNSPPASQNVTPSTTSATSAPTANKSAAVKSEMFSSVFQPTDAAPTARTAPVAQAAAVSAPVTLSATRSAATNTAVAASDSLTNPGDAPSQMGVHVHVKDLYGANNLINSKDLDMMQAAGVKSARFDVLWSDVEKKPGVFDFSRYDAVVDEMTKRGIKPIIILGFGNQHYPQEQKASMDGFERYSVATAEHFKDKGVIWELTNEPNSGQFWKPGPSADEYMSMVKSLAPKLRAADPSGQIIAGSTAGTDTDFLVKLFQQGLLDQVDAISVHPYQAFPNRAPENVKAELDKLRNAVDQYAPGRNFPIVLGEWGYSTAQGEIDPQTQADYLVRQSMLAQLNKSPLNIWYDWKGDIEGRNGQAEKEQQFGIVSADAQNTKPAYSAMQQMTRQLEGLHVDQRLKTGSPNDYLLLFTDGGNRSTVVAWTSDPAHTISVGGATVTLSGTPQYIPFESLRT, from the coding sequence ATGGGAATTTCTGACGCTCAGCTTATGTCTAACTTGCTCCAAACACTGCAACTGATGAATTACCAGCAACAGAACATCATCGCAGACCCGTTTCTGAGCGGTCCCAATTACAATGCGTTCCCTTTTGGGGGCAATCTGTCCACCTACGCGCAGCCCTCTATCGGCGGCCCGCTGGACTGGTGGATGCCAGCTCCGACGACGCAACCGACGCCTGCATATTACAATGCCGCGCCGGTCAACTTATCGGCGATCCCGCCCGATTTCTTCGCCAATCTCTTTCAGGCCTTTAATAGCCCGCCCGCCTCTCAAAACGTGACGCCCTCAACGACGAGCGCCACAAGCGCCCCTACCGCCAACAAAAGCGCCGCTGTGAAATCAGAAATGTTTTCAAGCGTATTTCAACCTACAGACGCAGCCCCCACCGCCCGCACGGCTCCTGTCGCCCAGGCGGCCGCCGTCAGCGCGCCCGTTACATTGTCCGCCACGCGCTCAGCCGCCACAAATACTGCGGTCGCGGCCTCCGATAGCTTGACCAATCCGGGCGATGCGCCCAGTCAAATGGGCGTCCATGTGCACGTCAAAGACCTTTACGGCGCCAACAACCTTATCAACAGCAAGGATCTCGATATGATGCAAGCAGCCGGAGTCAAATCGGCGCGCTTTGACGTGTTATGGTCCGACGTCGAGAAAAAGCCGGGCGTCTTTGATTTTAGCCGCTACGATGCCGTGGTGGACGAAATGACCAAACGCGGCATCAAGCCGATCATAATTCTGGGCTTTGGCAACCAGCACTATCCCCAAGAACAGAAAGCGTCGATGGACGGATTCGAGCGTTACAGCGTCGCCACCGCCGAACACTTTAAAGACAAGGGCGTCATCTGGGAACTGACCAACGAGCCCAACAGCGGACAGTTTTGGAAACCGGGCCCCAGCGCAGACGAATACATGTCGATGGTTAAATCGCTCGCCCCGAAACTGCGCGCCGCCGACCCGTCGGGCCAGATTATCGCAGGCTCGACGGCAGGGACGGACACGGATTTTCTGGTCAAGTTGTTTCAACAAGGCCTCCTCGATCAAGTTGACGCAATTTCAGTCCATCCTTATCAGGCCTTTCCCAACCGCGCACCGGAAAACGTCAAGGCGGAGCTGGACAAGCTGCGCAATGCCGTTGACCAGTACGCGCCGGGCCGAAATTTCCCCATCGTCCTGGGAGAATGGGGCTATTCGACCGCCCAAGGCGAGATCGACCCACAAACGCAGGCCGACTATCTGGTACGCCAATCGATGCTGGCACAACTCAACAAATCCCCGCTCAATATCTGGTACGACTGGAAAGGAGATATCGAAGGCCGTAACGGCCAGGCCGAAAAAGAGCAGCAGTTTGGTATTGTCTCCGCCGATGCTCAAAATACCAAGCCCGCCTATAGCGCCATGCAACAAATGACGCGGCAACTCGAAGGCCTGCACGTCGATCAGCGCCTCAAGACCGGCTCACCGAACGATTATCTCCTGCTCTTTACCGATGGCGGCAATCGCTCCACGGTCGTCGCCTGGACCAGCGACCCCGCGCATACAATTTCGGTTGGAGGCGCAACGGTGACTCTCTCCGGGACGCCGCAGTATATCCCCTTTGAAAGTCTGCGGACGTAA
- a CDS encoding DUF4127 family protein encodes MNARPPECPPERLRLLPLDARPVCLDFPGRLAQAAGVYLKTPPAALLGALKRPADCDALADWLRQDATAPIILALDTLAYGGLIPSRVGDESIETLQARVTVGLEAAQGADIWAFSSILRIPNYDNAEEEPPYWAQFGRALYAYSQAAHHQDVMAMERAASLIAPDALRDFLGRRERNFTLNRRYLDALASGGLQSLTFCQDDTGSHGLNVKEAQTLQDMAQARGLSDCARVQTGADELAATLLAQWLHKRRAEPLRVRVLYSAESGGALMAKFDGLPIAEVVSRQLTACGAVQTHDPTTADLTLMVHTPAQRMGDWCEDLAPDATLSQYQTVLEACRSAFSAGERLILADVACANGADDALTVRLLNAFTDLTPLYGYAGWNTPGNTIGSALAMGVIRTLAESTGDYRAEDFHRLLLIRLADDWLYQAHVRASFRRVMRIRQDAPTVSPDVAALNALMSDGLALIKTRLGMGGVAVRVGFPCQRTFEVEIEPL; translated from the coding sequence ATGAACGCGCGCCCCCCTGAATGCCCGCCCGAACGATTGCGCTTACTTCCGCTGGATGCGCGACCCGTGTGCCTGGATTTTCCAGGCCGGCTGGCGCAAGCCGCTGGCGTTTATCTAAAAACCCCGCCCGCAGCCTTATTAGGAGCGCTCAAACGCCCTGCGGATTGTGATGCGCTCGCCGACTGGCTGCGTCAAGACGCCACTGCGCCTATTATTCTGGCTTTGGATACGCTGGCGTATGGCGGCCTCATTCCTTCCCGGGTTGGCGACGAATCGATTGAAACGCTTCAGGCGCGCGTCACCGTCGGGCTGGAGGCAGCTCAGGGAGCAGACATCTGGGCGTTTTCTTCTATTTTACGGATTCCGAACTACGACAACGCAGAAGAAGAGCCCCCCTATTGGGCGCAATTTGGACGCGCGCTGTATGCCTACTCGCAAGCAGCGCATCATCAGGATGTCATGGCAATGGAGCGGGCGGCAAGCCTGATTGCGCCAGATGCGCTGCGTGATTTCCTGGGACGCCGCGAGCGCAATTTCACGTTGAATCGCCGTTATCTCGACGCGCTGGCAAGCGGGGGCCTCCAGTCGTTGACGTTTTGTCAGGACGATACCGGCTCGCACGGCCTCAACGTGAAAGAAGCTCAAACGCTTCAAGACATGGCGCAGGCGCGCGGACTCAGCGATTGCGCGCGCGTTCAGACTGGCGCTGACGAGTTAGCCGCGACGCTACTGGCCCAATGGCTTCACAAACGACGAGCCGAGCCGTTGAGGGTCAGGGTTCTCTACAGCGCCGAAAGCGGCGGCGCGCTTATGGCCAAATTCGATGGCCTGCCTATCGCCGAAGTCGTTTCTCGCCAACTCACGGCATGCGGCGCAGTTCAGACGCACGATCCGACAACGGCCGATTTAACGTTGATGGTCCATACCCCAGCGCAACGCATGGGCGATTGGTGCGAAGATCTTGCGCCGGATGCGACGCTGTCGCAATACCAAACGGTTCTGGAGGCATGCCGTAGCGCATTTTCGGCGGGCGAACGACTGATTCTGGCTGATGTCGCATGTGCAAATGGAGCCGACGACGCCTTGACCGTGCGCCTATTGAACGCCTTTACGGATTTAACTCCGTTATATGGCTATGCAGGCTGGAATACGCCCGGCAATACCATTGGTTCGGCTTTGGCGATGGGCGTCATCCGAACGTTGGCAGAATCGACGGGCGATTATCGGGCGGAGGACTTTCATCGCCTGTTGTTGATCCGCCTGGCGGATGACTGGCTCTATCAGGCGCATGTCCGAGCATCATTTCGACGCGTGATGCGGATACGTCAGGACGCCCCCACGGTCTCGCCGGACGTCGCCGCGCTGAACGCCCTGATGTCTGACGGACTGGCCCTGATTAAAACCCGCCTGGGCATGGGAGGCGTTGCCGTTCGCGTTGGATTTCCGTGCCAAAGAACGTTTGAAGTGGAGATCGAACCCCTATGA
- a CDS encoding RNA methyltransferase — translation MTLLPAEILSPAHPRVKAVASLNQKKAREEQKTLLVEGRFPIEEAIRAGCRVTALYRLTESPLPEALAAGTSVFTVSEAAMRKMATTESPPPCLATVETPPTASLEALPVGDVLLLALDEIRDPGNAGTLIRSAAAFGVQALILTPRTVDCYSPKVIRASAGLAFRLPIHLAPSLEALAATLAVRKASLLLTRGQDAPNAMNEATPTAHYRDASYRGCVAIALGNEGRGILQGEASDGALLSGAQWIRIPMAADVDSLNVAVCGSILMAEAAYQRATKTHSPERASE, via the coding sequence ATGACGCTCCTTCCCGCTGAAATTTTGTCGCCAGCGCATCCTCGCGTCAAAGCAGTGGCAAGCTTAAACCAGAAAAAAGCTCGTGAAGAACAGAAAACCCTTTTGGTAGAAGGGCGCTTTCCTATTGAAGAAGCCATACGCGCCGGATGTCGCGTAACCGCGCTATACCGCCTGACAGAAAGCCCTCTTCCCGAGGCGCTAGCGGCGGGGACGTCCGTTTTCACAGTAAGTGAGGCGGCCATGCGCAAAATGGCGACGACAGAGTCGCCGCCGCCCTGCCTTGCAACCGTTGAGACCCCGCCGACAGCTTCGCTGGAGGCGCTGCCCGTCGGCGACGTCCTGCTGCTGGCGCTGGATGAAATTCGCGATCCGGGCAACGCAGGCACGCTAATCCGATCTGCGGCGGCCTTTGGCGTGCAGGCCTTGATTTTGACGCCGCGTACGGTGGATTGCTACAGCCCGAAGGTCATTCGCGCCTCGGCAGGCTTGGCGTTCCGATTGCCGATCCATCTGGCGCCTTCTCTGGAAGCGTTGGCGGCCACGCTGGCAGTGCGAAAGGCCTCGCTGTTGCTGACGCGCGGGCAAGACGCCCCCAACGCTATGAATGAGGCGACGCCCACAGCGCACTATCGCGACGCGTCTTACCGAGGCTGTGTAGCAATTGCCCTGGGCAATGAAGGCCGCGGCATCCTTCAGGGAGAAGCGTCGGATGGCGCGCTGCTGAGCGGCGCTCAATGGATTCGCATTCCGATGGCGGCGGACGTCGATTCATTAAACGTCGCCGTGTGCGGGTCGATCCTGATGGCGGAGGCCGCCTATCAGCGCGCCACCAAGACGCATTCTCCAGAGCGCGCCTCAGAATGA
- a CDS encoding DoxX family membrane protein, translating to MAPSLVASTREARASQAIALLRVIVGAFFLYQGYSKLRDPMFAVKMTGLLSGAAANNPFFFYQDLLNGLIIPNVDVFAQVIIWGELLIGASYVSGALIRVSTVGQLFLNLNYLLALQHTHPGERALNLCFLLLGMTLLFGEAGRQYGLDLWIFKAPSKKTRSAKSKFSGKSFKTKDRSSRKSPPPLLENDDEDDDEAVELPAFSEKKRAKSGKRS from the coding sequence ATGGCCCCGTCCCTTGTCGCCTCTACTCGCGAAGCGCGCGCCAGCCAAGCCATTGCCTTGTTGCGCGTCATTGTCGGCGCGTTTTTTCTCTATCAGGGTTATAGCAAGCTGCGCGATCCCATGTTTGCCGTTAAAATGACGGGGCTGCTGAGTGGCGCGGCGGCCAATAATCCGTTTTTCTTTTATCAGGACTTACTCAACGGCCTCATTATTCCCAACGTCGATGTTTTTGCTCAGGTCATTATATGGGGTGAATTACTCATCGGCGCCAGTTACGTCAGCGGTGCGCTGATTCGCGTCTCGACGGTGGGTCAGTTGTTTCTGAATCTGAACTATCTGTTGGCGTTGCAACACACGCATCCCGGCGAGCGCGCGTTGAATTTGTGTTTTCTGCTGCTGGGCATGACCCTGCTTTTTGGCGAGGCCGGGCGGCAATACGGCCTGGATTTGTGGATCTTTAAAGCCCCTTCCAAAAAAACGCGGAGCGCCAAGTCAAAGTTTTCCGGAAAATCCTTTAAAACCAAGGACAGGTCTTCTCGTAAATCGCCGCCACCGCTGCTGGAGAACGATGACGAAGATGATGACGAGGCGGTTGAACTGCCCGCTTTCTCCGAAAAAAAGCGCGCAAAATCCGGCAAGCGCTCCTGA
- the hemB gene encoding porphobilinogen synthase, translated as MTFPMTRLRRRRKTPVLRELLAETHLRASDFVYPLFISDRGDARLPVEAMPGVYQLSIDNALIEIGQALEYGVKAFLLFGLPEEKDQEATAAWDDHGIIQRAIRRIKKQFGDDVILMADTCVCEYMTHGHCGIVMEGRVLNDPSAELIARVAVSQVAAGADVVAPSAMMDGQALFIREALDEAGLDDALVMGYSAKFASSLYGPFREAAESAPVFGDRKTYQMDARNAREALEEITLDVMEGADIVMIKPALGYLDLIYQAGEMVSTPIAAYCVSGEYSMIKAAAQNGWIDEEAVTLELLGGVKRAGADLIITYHAVDAARWLMRDAMP; from the coding sequence ATGACTTTTCCGATGACACGACTGCGTCGCCGTCGTAAAACCCCGGTGTTGCGAGAACTCTTGGCTGAGACGCACTTGCGCGCCTCCGATTTTGTTTACCCCCTGTTTATAAGCGATCGCGGCGATGCGCGTCTGCCGGTGGAAGCCATGCCGGGCGTCTATCAGCTCTCGATTGACAATGCGCTCATTGAAATCGGGCAAGCCTTGGAGTATGGCGTCAAAGCCTTTTTGCTGTTTGGGCTGCCGGAGGAGAAGGATCAGGAAGCCACGGCTGCGTGGGACGATCATGGCATTATTCAGCGGGCGATTCGGCGCATTAAGAAGCAGTTCGGCGATGACGTGATTCTGATGGCCGATACCTGCGTATGCGAATACATGACCCATGGCCACTGCGGCATCGTGATGGAAGGACGCGTGTTGAACGATCCTTCTGCGGAATTGATCGCTCGGGTGGCCGTCTCGCAAGTCGCTGCCGGGGCAGATGTTGTTGCGCCGTCTGCGATGATGGACGGACAAGCCCTGTTTATTCGCGAAGCGCTGGATGAGGCCGGTCTGGACGATGCCCTTGTGATGGGCTATTCGGCGAAATTCGCCAGTAGCCTGTATGGGCCGTTTCGCGAAGCTGCTGAATCCGCGCCGGTTTTCGGCGACCGCAAAACATATCAGATGGACGCGCGTAACGCGCGCGAGGCGCTTGAAGAAATCACCCTGGATGTTATGGAAGGCGCCGATATCGTCATGATTAAGCCTGCGCTCGGCTATCTCGATTTGATTTATCAGGCGGGTGAGATGGTCTCGACGCCGATTGCCGCGTATTGCGTTTCGGGCGAGTACAGCATGATCAAGGCTGCTGCTCAAAACGGCTGGATTGACGAAGAGGCTGTCACGCTGGAATTGTTGGGCGGCGTTAAGCGCGCCGGAGCTGATCTGATTATCACGTATCACGCCGTGGATGCTGCGCGCTGGTTGATGCGTGACGCGATGCCGTAA
- a CDS encoding ABC transporter ATP-binding protein, with product MALSNDVADTAPLLLQTRGLTKIYGGAQPVTALDNVSFSMRQGEFLSIIGPSGSGKSTLMNALGLLDAPSSGELLYHGEDAARWSEKRRAQFRNREIGFVFQAHMLLPEFTALENAVMPLRIAGACDARAMEWARSLLGRIGLGDRLHHRPSELSGGQNQRVAIARALMNRPRIVFADEPTGALDFQTSQDVYRLLREINREDRVAFVIVTHEQALSEKTDRIISILDGRIQSDSPNTPRLTS from the coding sequence ATGGCTCTTTCCAACGATGTCGCCGACACGGCGCCGTTGCTACTGCAAACGCGTGGTCTGACAAAAATCTATGGCGGCGCGCAACCCGTGACAGCGCTGGATAATGTCAGTTTTTCGATGCGTCAGGGCGAGTTTCTCAGCATTATCGGTCCCAGCGGTTCGGGCAAAAGCACGCTGATGAATGCGTTGGGCCTGCTGGATGCGCCAAGTTCCGGCGAATTGCTTTATCACGGCGAAGATGCGGCCCGCTGGAGTGAGAAGCGTCGCGCGCAGTTTCGGAACCGTGAGATTGGATTTGTGTTTCAGGCGCATATGCTGCTGCCTGAGTTCACCGCGCTGGAAAATGCCGTGATGCCGCTGAGAATCGCTGGCGCTTGCGATGCGCGCGCCATGGAGTGGGCGCGATCATTATTGGGGCGAATTGGTCTGGGCGATCGGCTGCATCATCGACCGTCGGAATTATCCGGCGGGCAGAATCAGCGAGTGGCTATTGCGAGAGCTTTAATGAATCGTCCACGCATTGTGTTTGCCGACGAACCTACCGGGGCGCTGGATTTCCAGACCAGCCAGGATGTTTACCGGCTGCTGCGCGAGATTAACCGTGAAGATCGCGTCGCCTTCGTCATTGTCACCCACGAGCAAGCGCTGTCTGAAAAAACCGACCGCATTATTTCTATTCTGGATGGCCGAATCCAGTCGGATTCGCCAAATACGCCCCGTCTGACGTCTTAG
- the tatC gene encoding twin-arginine translocase subunit TatC, with translation MSEQDPFQGWRRFWERTPAANAHSHETTPSAMPLLGHLGELRRRLLMSAAALAVGLATAFWQAPNLIAALKRLAPPYVTFIQLTPGEALMASVKVAVLGGVALASPVILYHTLRFVSPGLRAPERRIAILTVVMGAALFAAGVAFAYVCVAPPALAFLLDYGHEMAVSQISLLRYVEFCLSTLCLAGLTFECPVALILLSLCGIVRSSQLLARWREAVVVIFLLAAVLTPSQDPLTMLIVGGALLALYALSLLPMRWMGR, from the coding sequence ATGAGCGAACAAGACCCGTTTCAAGGCTGGCGGCGATTCTGGGAAAGAACGCCTGCCGCCAACGCGCATTCTCATGAAACGACGCCCAGCGCTATGCCGCTGTTGGGACATTTAGGCGAGCTGCGCCGACGACTCCTGATGAGCGCCGCCGCATTGGCAGTGGGTCTGGCCACGGCTTTCTGGCAGGCGCCCAATCTCATTGCCGCGTTAAAACGACTGGCCCCCCCGTACGTCACGTTCATTCAGCTTACGCCGGGAGAAGCCTTAATGGCCAGCGTGAAAGTCGCCGTACTGGGGGGCGTTGCGCTGGCGTCGCCTGTCATTCTGTATCATACGCTTCGCTTCGTTTCGCCGGGCTTGCGGGCGCCCGAGCGCCGCATTGCCATCCTGACCGTTGTGATGGGCGCCGCGCTTTTTGCGGCTGGCGTGGCATTCGCTTACGTCTGCGTTGCACCTCCCGCACTGGCTTTTTTGCTCGATTACGGTCATGAGATGGCTGTCAGCCAGATTAGCCTGCTGCGTTACGTCGAGTTTTGTCTTTCGACACTGTGCCTGGCAGGACTTACGTTTGAATGCCCAGTGGCGCTGATATTGCTGTCGTTATGCGGAATCGTTCGCTCATCGCAACTGCTGGCGCGGTGGCGCGAAGCCGTAGTCGTAATCTTTCTACTGGCGGCGGTTCTGACGCCGTCTCAAGATCCGCTGACAATGCTGATTGTCGGCGGCGCCTTGCTGGCGCTCTATGCGCTGAGCCTCTTGCCGATGCGGTGGATGGGGCGTTAA